A genomic region of Alicyclobacillus sp. SO9 contains the following coding sequences:
- a CDS encoding ABC transporter ATP-binding protein gives MSEALLNIDNLKTHFPIKQGFLRRQVGAVRAVDGISLQVFAGETLGVVGESGCGKSTMGRSILRLVEPTSGKITFDGQDVLDLNRSNMRALRREMQVVFQDPYASLNPRYTVAQILSEPMEAHHLYNGSQRKQRVSSLLERVGLDPSYARRFPHEFSGGQRQRIGIARALTLNPKLIILDEPVAALDVSVQSQVINLLEDLQNDFNLTYIFIAHDLSIVKHISDRVLVMYLGRMAELTSSDELFANPLHPYTKALLSAVPVPNPRAKRERIILKGDIPNPSNPPSGCVFHTRCPLAEPVCKEKVPEWREAKAGHFVACHLV, from the coding sequence ATGAGTGAAGCACTGTTAAACATTGATAATCTAAAGACGCATTTTCCCATAAAGCAAGGATTCCTTCGGCGGCAGGTAGGCGCGGTAAGGGCAGTGGACGGTATCTCCCTACAAGTTTTTGCCGGGGAAACCTTAGGTGTTGTGGGCGAAAGCGGATGTGGCAAATCAACTATGGGCCGCAGTATTTTACGCTTGGTGGAACCGACCAGCGGTAAAATCACATTCGACGGACAGGATGTTCTGGACTTAAACCGTTCAAACATGCGAGCGCTTCGCCGCGAGATGCAAGTTGTGTTTCAGGACCCATACGCTTCCTTAAATCCTCGCTATACCGTCGCTCAAATCCTTTCAGAGCCGATGGAAGCACACCATCTGTACAATGGTTCGCAACGTAAGCAACGTGTCAGTTCTCTGTTGGAGCGGGTTGGACTGGATCCGTCCTATGCCCGGCGCTTCCCACACGAATTTTCAGGCGGACAGCGTCAAAGGATTGGCATTGCTAGGGCTTTAACGCTCAATCCCAAGTTAATCATTTTGGATGAACCGGTTGCAGCACTCGATGTATCCGTGCAATCGCAGGTTATCAATCTTTTGGAAGACCTCCAGAATGATTTTAACTTAACATATATTTTTATTGCGCACGACTTATCTATCGTAAAGCACATCAGTGACAGGGTTCTGGTCATGTATTTGGGGAGAATGGCAGAACTGACGTCTTCGGACGAATTGTTTGCCAATCCTCTGCATCCGTATACGAAGGCTCTTTTGTCTGCGGTGCCGGTTCCGAATCCAAGGGCTAAGAGAGAACGAATCATTTTGAAAGGTGATATTCCCAACCCGTCCAACCCGCCTTCTGGCTGCGTTTTTCATACCAGATGTCCATTGGCTGAACCAGTTTGTAAAGAAAAGGTGCCAGAATGGCGGGAAGCCAAGGCGGGCCACTTTGTGGCATGTCATTTGGTGTAG
- a CDS encoding peptide ABC transporter substrate-binding protein, translating into MGVRKSLMASVAIAAGTSLLVVGCGSSKPATANSNNSANASNSTSTATPTKGGTLNYALPSQTQLNWYLPIMTPAADSVYNAQLIDQMYKPLIWIDQNYKIDYGSSIASKITYNKQGTVYHVFLNSKWKWSDGTPVTAKDVLFTWKLIKGASAKNAPKPWPYVGAGTGYIPDGIKSVVATNQHEVTITLKKPANQQWFIYNGIIQLTPMPAKTMDKYPSNLNKELSYIGTNANNAKFIEQQPVDGPFKLQSATRSQSWVLVPNTSYAGHKTLLNKLIFTYEASSQAEFAALKAGNIDVGYLPISMLGSKSALTSMGDKVTPGYPFGIFWTEMNMWPGSPTKSIFDNLYVRQALQMSIPNKEIASKVYKGFAKPIFGPIPGTPKTKFLDPNLQNPYPYNPTKAKKLLEQHGWKEVNGVMTKGSQKLQTEMLYVSGQTTTKDVAVLMQQEWAKIGVKVTLKAMPFSNFIGVTSNKKDHSWGLAFGSGWIYNGPGFYPTGGQLFASTAPSGTGFSDKKEDSLITATHQPYATSQETMKHFFAYEDYTAKVLPFLWDNNVASLTVTSPKVQGVLSHLNPATDFPRMQYWSKSK; encoded by the coding sequence ATGGGTGTACGCAAATCCTTGATGGCATCTGTTGCCATTGCAGCTGGAACCAGTCTTCTCGTGGTTGGTTGCGGCAGCAGCAAACCTGCAACAGCAAATTCGAATAACTCCGCAAACGCCAGCAACAGTACGAGTACAGCAACGCCGACTAAGGGAGGAACACTCAACTATGCGCTGCCTTCACAGACGCAGTTGAACTGGTACCTGCCCATCATGACTCCGGCGGCTGACAGTGTATACAACGCACAATTGATTGACCAAATGTATAAGCCTCTGATTTGGATTGACCAGAACTACAAAATTGATTATGGCTCTTCTATTGCTAGTAAAATTACGTACAACAAGCAAGGAACTGTATACCATGTCTTCTTAAACTCTAAATGGAAATGGTCGGACGGGACGCCGGTTACCGCTAAAGACGTACTGTTTACCTGGAAGCTGATTAAAGGTGCCTCGGCAAAGAACGCGCCAAAGCCATGGCCGTATGTAGGGGCCGGTACAGGATATATTCCTGACGGCATCAAGAGTGTTGTCGCAACCAATCAGCATGAGGTTACAATCACACTGAAGAAACCCGCTAACCAACAGTGGTTCATTTACAACGGCATTATCCAGTTGACACCGATGCCAGCAAAAACCATGGATAAGTATCCGAGTAACCTGAATAAGGAACTCAGCTATATCGGCACTAATGCAAACAATGCCAAGTTCATTGAGCAGCAGCCGGTGGACGGACCGTTTAAACTGCAAAGTGCAACCAGAAGCCAATCCTGGGTACTGGTGCCAAACACTAGTTATGCAGGACATAAGACTCTCTTAAATAAGCTTATCTTTACCTATGAGGCGTCCAGTCAAGCAGAATTCGCAGCCTTGAAGGCAGGAAACATTGATGTCGGTTATTTGCCAATTTCGATGCTTGGATCAAAATCAGCCCTGACCTCCATGGGTGATAAAGTGACACCTGGCTACCCATTTGGAATCTTCTGGACAGAAATGAACATGTGGCCTGGTTCGCCTACAAAGTCGATTTTTGACAATCTGTATGTGCGCCAAGCTCTGCAAATGAGTATTCCGAATAAGGAAATTGCAAGCAAGGTCTACAAGGGTTTTGCCAAACCTATTTTTGGTCCCATTCCAGGAACTCCGAAAACCAAGTTCCTTGATCCTAACTTGCAAAATCCGTATCCTTATAATCCAACAAAGGCCAAGAAGTTGTTGGAACAGCACGGCTGGAAAGAAGTCAATGGGGTTATGACCAAGGGCAGCCAAAAACTTCAGACCGAAATGCTTTACGTCAGTGGTCAGACGACCACGAAAGACGTGGCTGTGCTGATGCAGCAGGAATGGGCGAAAATCGGTGTGAAAGTCACGTTAAAAGCCATGCCGTTTAGTAACTTCATTGGTGTCACCAGTAACAAGAAGGACCACTCCTGGGGTCTTGCCTTTGGCAGCGGTTGGATTTACAACGGACCTGGCTTCTACCCAACGGGCGGTCAGTTGTTCGCATCGACCGCACCGAGTGGAACTGGCTTTAGCGACAAAAAAGAGGATAGCTTGATTACGGCAACACACCAACCGTATGCGACATCACAAGAAACCATGAAACACTTCTTCGCTTATGAAGACTATACGGCCAAAGTCCTGCCGTTCCTCTGGGACAACAACGTTGCCTCGCTTACTGTGACTTCGCCCAAAGTTCAAGGTGTTCTGAGTCACTTGAACCCAGCGACTGATTTCCCAAGAATGCAGTACTGGTCGAAATCCAAATAA
- a CDS encoding ABC transporter permease, with protein sequence MSAPVMNEVVQEFEMKNSGQERPGFWKRFWRLGPTKLGVGILAFLVLFSYVGPLVYRHSGTATHMLSTNANPSAQFPLGTDSLGHNVLAELMLGGQASLEVGFAAAIVAMLFGTFYGMISGLLGGWVDTIMMRFVDIMLSIPSIFILMFLDVVFRPNLLIMILILASQAWLTVSRLVRGEVLSIKNMLYVESARALGLTTGRIMMRYLLPNYIGTVLVAATLQVANAILTMAGLSFLGLGLPPQIPSWGGMLNDSMNYIFQNSWWLIYPPGIAILLSQVSINLVGDGLRDALETREA encoded by the coding sequence GTGAGCGCACCTGTAATGAACGAAGTGGTACAAGAATTTGAAATGAAGAACAGCGGGCAAGAACGTCCCGGTTTCTGGAAAAGGTTTTGGCGGTTAGGACCAACCAAACTTGGAGTCGGGATACTGGCCTTCTTGGTCCTGTTCTCCTACGTTGGGCCTTTAGTGTATCGCCATAGCGGGACCGCCACGCATATGCTCAGCACCAATGCAAACCCATCAGCTCAGTTTCCGCTTGGTACGGACAGTCTCGGTCACAATGTCCTAGCAGAACTGATGTTAGGCGGCCAAGCTTCTCTTGAAGTTGGTTTTGCAGCGGCCATTGTGGCCATGCTCTTTGGTACGTTTTACGGCATGATCAGCGGCTTGCTGGGTGGCTGGGTAGATACCATTATGATGCGATTTGTCGACATTATGCTGTCCATACCCTCCATATTTATCTTGATGTTTTTGGACGTTGTGTTTCGGCCGAACCTTCTTATCATGATTTTGATTTTAGCATCACAAGCATGGTTAACGGTAAGCCGTTTGGTGCGTGGTGAAGTGCTTTCCATCAAGAACATGTTGTATGTGGAATCGGCTCGAGCTTTGGGACTGACAACGGGGCGAATAATGATGCGCTATCTACTGCCAAACTACATCGGGACTGTATTGGTTGCGGCAACACTGCAAGTTGCCAATGCAATCTTGACCATGGCTGGACTCAGCTTTCTCGGACTCGGCCTACCCCCGCAAATACCAAGTTGGGGCGGTATGCTGAACGATAGTATGAATTATATATTCCAAAATTCGTGGTGGCTGATTTATCCTCCAGGGATTGCTATTCTGTTGTCCCAGGTATCAATTAACCTTGTTGGAGACGGATTGCGTGATGCTTTGGAGACAAGGGAAGCTTAA
- a CDS encoding ABC transporter permease — protein MMKFTVRRILEAIPTLIGITLIAFILIHIVPGSPVRVLLGQHYTVARAHALTKQLGLDKPLWDQYVIWLWKLVQGNFGYSYVYNQSVLSLIFQALPHTLAIVTLAILAAHIFSVFIGSVQAYYQNSLFDQVVTIVNYFFYSMPNFWLGILLVIFFAIGLHWFPTGGIVNTQLSHPGFMDWLHHVILPVATLFVVTIAGWARFMRSSMREALLQDYVRTARMKGASEFRTVFVHGLRNSIIPLITLLGMSLPVLLAGALFIEEIFNYPGMGLLYWHAVNERDFPVILGITVFLGVLTVLGNFLADILYALIDPRIQYK, from the coding sequence ATGATGAAGTTCACTGTAAGGCGAATATTAGAGGCAATTCCTACTTTAATAGGCATCACGCTTATCGCCTTCATACTCATTCATATTGTGCCTGGCAGTCCTGTTCGTGTTTTGCTCGGACAGCACTATACAGTTGCAAGGGCACATGCACTCACAAAACAATTGGGTTTGGATAAACCTCTGTGGGATCAATATGTAATTTGGCTTTGGAAGCTTGTGCAGGGAAACTTTGGCTATTCCTATGTCTACAACCAGAGTGTGCTCTCCTTGATATTCCAGGCTCTTCCACACACGTTGGCTATCGTAACCTTGGCAATTCTCGCGGCTCACATTTTTTCGGTGTTTATCGGTTCTGTACAGGCGTACTATCAAAACTCTCTTTTCGATCAAGTTGTTACGATTGTCAACTACTTCTTCTACTCAATGCCTAATTTTTGGCTTGGAATCCTGTTGGTCATTTTCTTTGCTATTGGCCTACATTGGTTTCCAACAGGCGGAATTGTGAACACACAACTCTCTCATCCAGGTTTTATGGATTGGCTGCACCACGTCATCTTGCCAGTAGCGACACTCTTTGTCGTGACGATTGCAGGCTGGGCACGATTTATGCGGTCCTCCATGCGTGAAGCGTTACTTCAAGACTACGTGCGCACAGCGCGAATGAAAGGTGCTTCTGAATTCAGAACCGTTTTTGTCCATGGTCTCAGAAATTCTATCATCCCTTTGATAACGCTTTTGGGGATGTCGCTGCCAGTACTGCTTGCAGGGGCATTGTTCATTGAAGAAATTTTTAACTACCCAGGGATGGGATTGCTTTACTGGCATGCCGTTAACGAACGGGATTTTCCAGTCATATTAGGCATCACCGTCTTTCTTGGTGTATTGACTGTATTGGGTAACTTTCTTGCAGACATCTTGTACGCGTTGATTGACCCGCGTATCCAATATAAATAA
- a CDS encoding AAA family ATPase: MFLRELRFLDFPNSNHHPFDIPAFCDTGELNLNQFLTFFVGENGSGKSTLLEAIAIQAGFNPEGGSRSNQFATAATESRLFEYLKLRWLPKVTQGFFFRAESFFNFASYIDDLAKESFAGDPYSAYGGRSLHHQSHGESFLNLFVSRLSSRKPALYMLDEPEAALSPARQLALLRVLHDHQETGHSQFIVSTHSPILLGYPGATLLNFDGGSIEPILYEETNHYIITQQFLNARDIMLRELFHED, from the coding sequence ATGTTCTTACGTGAGTTACGTTTTCTTGATTTTCCAAACAGCAACCATCACCCCTTTGACATACCAGCCTTTTGCGACACGGGTGAACTGAATCTAAATCAATTCCTTACATTCTTCGTCGGAGAAAACGGGAGCGGGAAGTCAACCTTGCTGGAAGCCATTGCGATTCAGGCGGGATTTAACCCTGAGGGCGGGTCAAGATCCAACCAGTTTGCGACGGCGGCGACAGAATCCAGGTTGTTTGAATACCTAAAATTGCGATGGCTGCCAAAGGTTACGCAAGGATTCTTCTTTCGCGCGGAGAGCTTCTTCAATTTTGCGAGTTATATCGACGACCTTGCCAAAGAATCATTCGCAGGAGATCCGTATTCCGCTTATGGCGGACGGTCCTTACATCATCAATCTCACGGCGAATCGTTTCTCAACTTGTTTGTGAGTCGGCTTTCCAGTCGTAAACCAGCTCTATATATGCTTGATGAGCCTGAAGCTGCCTTGTCTCCTGCGCGTCAGTTGGCTTTGTTGCGTGTTCTGCACGACCACCAGGAGACAGGTCACTCACAGTTTATTGTGTCAACGCACTCTCCAATTCTATTGGGCTATCCTGGTGCTACACTGTTGAACTTTGACGGTGGTTCCATTGAACCCATCTTATACGAAGAGACCAATCACTATATCATTACGCAGCAGTTCCTCAATGCCCGTGACATCATGTTGCGGGAACTGTTTCACGAAGACTAG
- a CDS encoding carbohydrate ABC transporter permease: MKTHISPALRAVFALLVGLAFLLPLYFTLVTSLDTKADIFTFPPHLTFDWQWSVYAKAWSMFRWPMYFANTLLIAGVTIVLALTTSVLAAYALSFVRFRGRTFIFSLILLVLMIPNEAQLIPNYLTLAVVHLTDTYWAQILPYGASVFGIFLLRQFFLSFPKDYWDSVRIDGGGHLQFLWHVVLPQSRPILFTIGLYIFIGSWNSLMWPLMVTQSHHVQPVEVALARFLTGNSVLWRRLSAASVFTTLPVVILFLVFQRYIIRGISRGEGIQG; this comes from the coding sequence ATGAAAACACACATATCACCAGCTTTACGGGCTGTGTTTGCACTGCTGGTAGGATTGGCATTCCTGTTGCCGCTGTACTTCACGTTGGTCACATCGCTGGATACAAAAGCAGATATCTTTACTTTTCCGCCACACTTAACTTTTGATTGGCAATGGAGCGTATATGCCAAGGCGTGGAGCATGTTTCGGTGGCCCATGTACTTTGCAAACACCCTGCTTATCGCAGGCGTCACGATTGTTCTCGCCTTGACCACCTCCGTTCTCGCGGCATATGCACTGAGTTTTGTGCGGTTTCGGGGACGAACCTTCATCTTTTCGCTCATCTTGTTGGTTCTGATGATCCCGAATGAAGCTCAACTCATTCCCAACTACCTGACCCTGGCCGTCGTTCATTTAACTGATACCTATTGGGCTCAAATCTTGCCTTACGGTGCCTCGGTGTTTGGCATTTTTCTGCTGCGGCAGTTCTTTTTGAGCTTCCCGAAGGACTATTGGGATTCCGTCCGGATAGATGGCGGCGGCCATCTCCAATTCCTGTGGCATGTAGTCCTGCCCCAAAGCAGACCCATCCTGTTTACAATCGGTTTGTACATTTTTATCGGCTCTTGGAATTCACTCATGTGGCCGCTGATGGTGACCCAGAGTCACCATGTCCAACCCGTTGAGGTCGCGTTGGCCCGCTTTCTGACCGGGAATTCCGTACTCTGGAGAAGATTGTCGGCTGCTTCCGTGTTTACCACACTGCCCGTTGTCATCCTGTTTCTAGTGTTTCAGCGGTATATCATTCGCGGCATCTCCCGTGGTGAGGGAATCCAGGGTTAG
- a CDS encoding carbohydrate ABC transporter permease, translating to MGGLQNSTSVITSSKRDFRKSRFRKLLRNREYRYAVLFLAPALLFLMIFIYLPTLVAFVIAFFHYHLGSSQQQFAGISNFRDALSLNVFQKSILNSILFAAMQVPAILVLSICVALLINHSSRYYNFIRTLILLPYATPAVGTAIGWLWIFNPTYGLANGVLHWLGLPTSQWLQSPTMALPSIAIYSVWHGVGFDVVIVLSALGTLPRAAVEAAIVDGASAWTRFWKITFPLISPTVFFLLIVTTIGSLQSFSQIYALSGGSGGPEYATTTTLLLIYETAFKYNHLSYGSAMAIFLVIIILLFTLIQRWASKRYVYYQ from the coding sequence ATGGGCGGATTGCAGAATAGCACCTCTGTCATAACCTCAAGCAAGAGAGATTTCAGAAAATCCCGGTTTCGCAAATTGTTGCGAAACCGGGAATATCGGTATGCCGTACTTTTTTTGGCCCCTGCTCTGCTGTTCCTGATGATTTTCATTTATCTGCCGACACTGGTTGCTTTTGTGATTGCGTTTTTTCATTACCACCTCGGAAGTAGTCAGCAACAGTTTGCGGGAATTTCCAATTTTCGTGATGCGCTTAGCTTGAATGTGTTTCAAAAGTCCATTTTGAACAGCATCTTGTTTGCTGCCATGCAAGTCCCGGCGATTTTGGTGCTGTCAATTTGCGTAGCACTGCTGATTAACCATTCAAGCCGTTACTACAATTTTATCCGCACACTCATCTTACTTCCCTATGCCACTCCTGCGGTCGGAACAGCCATCGGTTGGCTGTGGATATTTAATCCGACCTACGGGCTGGCGAACGGAGTGCTGCATTGGCTCGGTCTCCCTACATCACAGTGGCTGCAGTCTCCAACAATGGCGTTGCCCTCCATTGCCATATACTCCGTCTGGCATGGAGTAGGGTTCGATGTCGTCATTGTGTTATCTGCACTTGGAACACTTCCGCGTGCCGCGGTGGAGGCGGCTATCGTTGATGGTGCATCGGCGTGGACACGTTTTTGGAAAATCACATTCCCCTTGATATCACCCACAGTCTTTTTTCTGCTTATTGTTACGACAATTGGATCGTTGCAGAGTTTCTCGCAAATATATGCCTTATCAGGGGGATCAGGCGGGCCCGAATACGCAACAACCACAACCCTGCTGTTAATCTACGAGACAGCGTTTAAGTACAATCACCTTTCTTACGGATCGGCCATGGCTATCTTCCTCGTTATCATCATCTTGCTCTTTACGCTGATTCAACGCTGGGCGTCGAAGCGTTACGTCTATTATCAATAG
- a CDS encoding extracellular solute-binding protein has protein sequence MRLQVKAVGTTLTVLFLLSGCGTQAAASAGTTTRNAASSNTSNATGSGAANHVTNITFWSGHPSGKLHKAILAEVSKFNSTHQNIHVTIDIIHATNKAIPAYLAHKAPNVAEIQTAAVQKFVTANAVVNLKPFINGSNGLSQQEIKKRYYPVIWNDMQGPGKKQYLMPLEKKSFVVVYYNDALFKKAHISGAPKTWSQYFSDVQKISQLGGKVHGWAWTPMLPVFFSMVKDYGGNIWANSNHSKFSLDSAAGKKVLSQLRSLVKSGDLLITKKYEYQQDFGTGKIGLLTDASAGWTYDYGSVGGKFPMLAAPAPKGTAPIAYNWINGGSLTMMNTGTSAQKAAAWTFMKWMSSPSTNTYWNEHTNYLPLGPQTDSNMQSFYQKNKPYAASFSNPKGWTMKPRFVNYTQAETTMMNYFLKGLNGQLSVNQALQGMDKSGDKYMSGHRRL, from the coding sequence ATGAGGTTACAAGTAAAAGCAGTGGGAACGACCCTGACGGTGCTGTTTCTTCTCTCTGGATGCGGAACTCAAGCTGCGGCATCAGCGGGTACCACAACCAGGAACGCTGCGTCGTCAAATACATCAAACGCGACTGGCAGTGGAGCAGCCAATCACGTTACGAATATTACATTCTGGTCTGGACACCCGTCTGGTAAATTGCACAAGGCAATCCTCGCAGAAGTCTCCAAATTCAATTCAACGCACCAGAACATTCACGTCACCATCGACATTATTCATGCTACTAACAAAGCCATCCCCGCATATCTGGCCCACAAGGCTCCCAATGTAGCGGAGATTCAGACTGCTGCGGTGCAGAAATTTGTGACTGCCAACGCTGTGGTGAACCTTAAGCCTTTTATCAACGGATCGAATGGATTATCTCAACAAGAGATTAAAAAGCGGTATTACCCTGTTATTTGGAATGATATGCAGGGTCCTGGTAAGAAGCAATACCTCATGCCGCTGGAAAAGAAATCATTTGTTGTCGTCTACTATAACGATGCACTATTTAAGAAAGCCCACATCTCTGGTGCGCCCAAGACATGGAGTCAGTACTTTTCTGACGTACAGAAAATCAGTCAGCTGGGAGGAAAGGTTCACGGCTGGGCGTGGACACCGATGTTGCCTGTGTTCTTCTCCATGGTGAAAGACTACGGCGGGAACATTTGGGCGAATTCCAATCACAGCAAATTTTCTCTTGACAGCGCCGCCGGAAAGAAAGTTCTATCTCAATTACGGAGCTTAGTCAAAAGCGGCGACCTTCTTATTACCAAGAAGTATGAGTATCAGCAAGACTTTGGTACTGGCAAGATTGGTCTGCTGACGGATGCCTCTGCGGGCTGGACGTACGACTACGGTTCCGTGGGCGGGAAATTTCCGATGCTTGCTGCTCCTGCTCCGAAAGGAACTGCGCCGATAGCCTATAACTGGATAAACGGCGGTTCTCTGACAATGATGAATACAGGTACGTCTGCGCAAAAAGCTGCTGCCTGGACATTTATGAAGTGGATGTCAAGCCCTTCGACCAACACCTATTGGAATGAACACACCAACTACCTTCCATTAGGGCCCCAGACAGACAGTAACATGCAGAGTTTCTACCAGAAGAACAAACCATACGCTGCCTCATTCTCGAACCCTAAGGGGTGGACGATGAAACCTCGGTTTGTCAACTATACGCAAGCTGAAACGACAATGATGAACTACTTCCTTAAAGGGCTCAATGGACAGCTGTCCGTGAATCAAGCGCTTCAAGGAATGGACAAAAGCGGCGATAAGTACATGTCTGGTCATCGGAGGTTATAA
- a CDS encoding penicillin-binding protein 2, which yields MKLNWSLLPRRRRPFKSKNKRPPARFLRTRLSFIYGFVFLAFVSLIIRLGYLQVVTGQKYRAEALTTTLQRIPVLPARGRIFDRNGNLLAYDNPNYSVFLTRMKHVHQNLNEMAKRLAPVFHTTAKKILATINQQKNYATIRLFRNANNQQLAYVSAHSGQLPGITLGMSSDRMYPYGDLAGHALGYVGPITAQTKKYYVNKMGYLSSQKVGESGIELQYDKLLQGKPGYEIMKVNNQGTSVQHLGMDPAPTPGKNLELTIDGRVQAMTQQAIMNVISHSTHKNTIKDAAAVMLNVKTGGVLALASYPYYDPNWYTVPGQLTKHLKYLDTSGAQQNNAIQNPNYPGSTVKPANLITGLEYGAITPSTAYTVPYKIYIGNAMKHDDMPHGFVNDVKAIAVSSDVFFYRVGLRLGKWFGSSPTNGGAPAGGISLQKWRNTDFAKGLVNLFYGEYRFGLGQLTHIDLPGEQPGRFYYMDAKKQYAAVPFPLQKAQQSLKKTHQFVNYSTPVSLALSAIGQEQQFTPIELAQYVATIANNGVKLQPHLLKSVLAPSLSTSLKNDPIVKNVKKKVQAKLNINPTYLHLAQQGMYGVCNVSYGGQSTAYGDFHNAPYKAAGKTGTADIYMNGVHLTNSVFIAYAPFKNPQIAVAVMVPGGGYGAQSAAMITRNMMDTYFKEHHEFFPKSQWLSSSVPTNWKTLSAYTQVESAK from the coding sequence GTGAAATTAAACTGGAGTTTACTGCCAAGACGCCGTCGCCCATTCAAGAGCAAGAACAAACGTCCACCTGCACGTTTTCTCAGAACGCGTCTCAGTTTCATATACGGATTTGTTTTTCTTGCTTTTGTTTCGCTGATTATACGTTTAGGTTATTTACAAGTTGTCACCGGACAAAAATACCGCGCCGAGGCACTGACGACCACGCTGCAGCGCATTCCGGTGTTGCCCGCAAGAGGACGTATCTTCGATAGAAATGGAAACCTATTAGCGTACGACAATCCGAATTACAGCGTGTTTCTGACACGAATGAAGCACGTGCATCAGAATCTCAATGAAATGGCGAAAAGACTGGCGCCCGTCTTTCATACGACAGCCAAGAAGATTCTCGCAACCATTAACCAGCAGAAAAACTATGCTACTATCCGCTTGTTTCGAAATGCAAACAATCAACAGCTTGCATATGTGAGTGCACACTCAGGACAACTTCCAGGCATTACCCTGGGGATGAGCTCTGACAGGATGTATCCGTATGGAGACTTGGCTGGACACGCTCTGGGATACGTTGGTCCCATTACCGCTCAGACCAAAAAGTACTACGTCAACAAGATGGGATACTTGTCGAGCCAAAAAGTCGGTGAAAGCGGCATTGAACTACAATACGACAAGTTGCTGCAGGGCAAACCTGGCTACGAAATTATGAAGGTGAATAATCAGGGAACCTCTGTCCAGCACTTAGGTATGGATCCCGCACCGACCCCAGGCAAGAACCTGGAACTCACCATTGACGGTCGAGTGCAAGCTATGACACAGCAAGCCATCATGAATGTCATCAGCCATTCGACACATAAGAACACTATCAAGGATGCAGCGGCTGTCATGTTGAATGTGAAAACAGGCGGTGTGCTCGCACTTGCAAGCTACCCATATTACGACCCAAACTGGTATACGGTACCTGGACAATTGACAAAGCATCTGAAGTATCTCGACACCTCCGGGGCGCAGCAGAATAATGCTATTCAGAATCCGAATTATCCGGGATCGACCGTGAAACCCGCCAATCTTATCACCGGATTGGAATACGGCGCCATTACACCCTCAACTGCATATACAGTGCCTTACAAAATCTACATTGGAAATGCCATGAAGCACGATGATATGCCTCACGGCTTTGTGAATGACGTGAAAGCCATCGCTGTCTCGTCCGACGTCTTCTTTTACAGAGTCGGACTCCGCCTCGGAAAATGGTTTGGCTCTTCGCCAACCAACGGAGGCGCACCTGCTGGCGGCATATCATTGCAAAAGTGGAGAAACACGGACTTTGCCAAGGGCCTTGTCAACCTGTTCTACGGTGAATACAGATTTGGTCTCGGCCAGTTGACTCACATTGACTTGCCTGGCGAACAGCCCGGCAGATTCTACTACATGGACGCTAAGAAACAGTATGCTGCAGTGCCGTTTCCCTTACAGAAAGCACAGCAATCGCTGAAGAAAACCCATCAATTCGTGAACTATAGCACACCCGTCAGCCTGGCACTTTCAGCCATCGGGCAGGAGCAGCAGTTCACGCCAATCGAATTAGCGCAATATGTAGCTACCATTGCAAACAATGGCGTGAAACTGCAGCCGCACCTTCTCAAAAGCGTCTTGGCACCCAGTCTATCAACGTCGCTAAAAAACGATCCAATAGTAAAAAACGTGAAGAAAAAAGTGCAGGCAAAGTTGAACATCAATCCAACCTATCTGCACTTAGCCCAGCAGGGAATGTATGGTGTTTGCAATGTCAGTTACGGCGGACAAAGTACAGCTTACGGTGACTTTCACAACGCACCATATAAAGCAGCTGGAAAAACCGGAACCGCTGACATTTATATGAACGGAGTCCACTTAACCAACTCCGTGTTCATCGCCTATGCTCCCTTCAAAAATCCGCAAATTGCAGTGGCCGTTATGGTCCCAGGCGGCGGTTATGGCGCGCAGTCCGCTGCCATGATTACAAGAAACATGATGGACACCTACTTCAAGGAGCACCACGAGTTCTTTCCCAAGAGCCAGTGGTTATCATCATCCGTACCGACAAATTGGAAAACCCTCTCCGCCTACACCCAAGTAGAGTCGGCGAAATAA